A genomic region of Phenylobacterium parvum contains the following coding sequences:
- the tldD gene encoding metalloprotease TldD gives MSLPPESASLLETHGLAPETARRVLSEAIGDADDGEIFLERSRSESFLFDDGRLKSAAFDTSDGFGLRVVAGESAGYAHSSEVSEAALKRAAGSAALARRGYSGKADEGPRPTNQRLYDDVDPTDSPDFESKVALLQEIDAWCRARDPRVVQVMASLAGEQRTVEILRADGRLIRDVRPLARINVQITVERDGRRESGFAGAGGRAGFEAWITPDSWRSQAEEALRQALVNLEAGPCPAGEMDVVLGPGWNGVLLHEAVGHGLEGDFNRKGSSAFSGRIGEQVAARGVTVYDDGTLPGRRGSLSVDDEGTPTERTVLIEDGILVGYMHDRMSARLMGLAATGNGRRQSYAHIPMPRMTNTAMEGGSTPREEMIASTRRGLYCANFGGGQVDITNGKFVFQCTEAYLIEDGRITRPVKGATLIGDGPTALTRVTMVGDDFDFDPGVGVCGKSGQSVPVGVGQPSLKITGLTVGGAGG, from the coding sequence ATGTCCCTCCCCCCCGAATCCGCCTCCCTCCTCGAGACCCACGGCCTGGCCCCGGAAACGGCCCGGCGGGTGCTTTCGGAGGCGATCGGGGACGCAGATGACGGCGAAATCTTTCTCGAGCGGTCGCGAAGCGAATCCTTCCTGTTCGATGACGGCAGGCTGAAATCGGCGGCCTTCGACACCTCTGACGGGTTCGGCCTGCGCGTCGTGGCGGGCGAGTCGGCCGGTTACGCTCATTCCAGCGAGGTCTCCGAGGCGGCGCTGAAGCGGGCGGCGGGGTCCGCCGCCCTCGCCCGGCGCGGCTATTCCGGCAAGGCCGACGAAGGGCCCCGCCCGACCAACCAGCGCCTCTACGACGACGTCGACCCCACCGACTCGCCCGACTTCGAGTCCAAGGTCGCCCTTCTCCAGGAGATCGACGCCTGGTGCCGCGCCCGCGACCCCCGTGTGGTGCAGGTCATGGCCTCCCTCGCCGGCGAGCAGAGGACGGTCGAGATCCTGCGCGCCGACGGCCGGCTGATCCGCGACGTCCGGCCCCTCGCCCGGATCAATGTCCAGATCACGGTGGAGCGGGACGGCCGTCGAGAGAGCGGCTTCGCAGGCGCCGGCGGGCGGGCGGGCTTCGAGGCCTGGATCACGCCGGACAGCTGGCGCAGCCAGGCCGAGGAGGCCCTGCGCCAGGCCCTGGTGAACCTTGAAGCTGGCCCCTGCCCGGCCGGCGAGATGGACGTGGTCCTGGGTCCGGGCTGGAATGGCGTCCTGCTTCACGAGGCGGTGGGCCACGGGCTGGAGGGCGACTTCAACCGCAAGGGCTCCTCCGCCTTCTCCGGCCGGATCGGCGAGCAGGTCGCCGCCCGCGGGGTCACGGTCTACGACGACGGCACCCTGCCAGGTCGCCGCGGCTCCCTGTCCGTGGACGACGAGGGCACCCCGACGGAACGTACCGTCCTGATCGAGGACGGCATCCTGGTGGGCTACATGCACGATCGGATGAGTGCGCGCCTGATGGGTTTGGCGGCCACCGGCAACGGCCGTCGCCAGTCCTACGCCCACATCCCCATGCCCCGGATGACCAACACCGCCATGGAGGGCGGCTCCACGCCCCGCGAGGAGATGATCGCCTCGACCCGGCGCGGGCTCTACTGCGCCAACTTCGGCGGCGGCCAGGTGGACATCACCAACGGCAAGTTCGTCTTCCAGTGCACCGAGGCCTACCTGATCGAGGACGGGCGGATCACCCGGCCCGTCAAGGGCGCCACTCTGATCGGTGATGGCCCGACGGCCCTGACGCGGGTCACCATGGTCGGCGACGACTTCGACTTTGACCCCGGCGTCGGCGTCTGCGGCAAGTCGGGCCAGTCCGTGCCGGTCGGCGTGGGCCAGCCCTCGCTGAAGATCACCGGCCTGACGGTCGGCGGCGCCGGGGGCTGA
- a CDS encoding peptide MFS transporter: protein MNIVILLGLLVTLATGIPVLRQLLREHPKGLLVLFFAEMWERFSYYGMRGILIFYLTQHLMFDRDEASSLYASYTALVYLLPLLGGFIADRWLGSRKAVAFGALLLVAGHISMGFEGRPSQQDLIYGGNVYPIVAEGRMDDRVAHILVEGTKYEFGPREGGGISIPGVPISTGLPTSIPEGDYEIRTLINNGSASMFYFAVSLIILGVGFLKPNISAVVGDLYPHGDPRRDSGFTLYYYGINLGAFWASILCGLLGQHFGWWAGFGLAGVGMFLGWIVFVLGRPLLEGKGEPPNPRKLREPFAGFISREWMTYIMSILAIGIIFLTVQNSRLVGVALAFAIVGSLVALAWIIIRVCQTTVERQRMSLAVILILGSVIFFTLFEQAGSSLNLFASTNVDLSLTHEAGRFLGIPYGTPEQLAAIGVKPSSWWSWIDTSVGAAQTQSFNAGFILIFAPLLAALWTWLGRRGKDPNPTLKFGFGLVQVGLGFLIVVWGASLHDSAFRVPLVLLGLLYLLHTTGELFLSPVGLSEITKLTLPGVVSFMMAVWFLASSIAQYVGGWIAGFLVTESVGGEVLDPKLALDTAIAGFRALGWAGVICGVAFVAISFVVRGWAHEGKPVRGEPETPAA from the coding sequence ATGAACATCGTCATTCTCCTTGGACTGCTCGTCACCCTGGCCACCGGAATCCCGGTCCTGCGCCAGCTCCTGCGCGAGCATCCCAAGGGGCTGCTGGTCCTGTTCTTCGCCGAGATGTGGGAGCGCTTTTCCTACTACGGCATGCGCGGGATCCTGATCTTCTACCTGACCCAACACCTGATGTTCGACCGAGACGAGGCCAGCTCCCTCTACGCGTCCTACACCGCCCTTGTGTACCTCCTGCCCCTGCTGGGCGGCTTCATCGCCGACCGCTGGCTGGGGTCCCGCAAGGCGGTCGCCTTCGGCGCCCTGCTGCTGGTGGCGGGCCATATCTCCATGGGCTTCGAGGGGCGGCCCTCGCAGCAGGACCTGATCTACGGCGGAAATGTCTATCCCATCGTCGCCGAGGGCCGGATGGACGACCGGGTGGCGCATATCCTGGTCGAGGGGACCAAGTACGAGTTTGGCCCGCGCGAGGGCGGCGGCATCTCGATCCCGGGCGTGCCCATCTCCACCGGCCTGCCGACCTCGATCCCCGAGGGCGACTATGAGATCCGCACCCTGATCAACAATGGCTCGGCCAGCATGTTCTATTTCGCCGTGTCGCTGATCATCCTCGGCGTCGGCTTCCTGAAGCCCAATATCTCGGCGGTGGTGGGCGACCTCTATCCCCACGGCGACCCGCGGCGGGATTCCGGTTTCACCCTCTACTATTACGGCATCAACCTCGGGGCCTTCTGGGCCTCTATCCTCTGCGGCCTCCTGGGCCAGCACTTCGGATGGTGGGCGGGCTTCGGCCTGGCCGGGGTCGGGATGTTCCTGGGCTGGATCGTCTTCGTCCTGGGCCGGCCCCTGCTGGAGGGCAAGGGCGAGCCGCCCAATCCCCGCAAGCTGCGCGAGCCCTTCGCCGGCTTCATCAGCCGCGAGTGGATGACCTACATCATGTCGATCCTGGCCATCGGCATCATCTTCCTGACGGTCCAGAACAGCCGACTGGTGGGCGTAGCCCTGGCGTTCGCCATCGTGGGCTCCCTGGTGGCGCTGGCCTGGATCATCATCCGGGTCTGCCAGACGACGGTGGAGCGCCAGAGGATGAGCCTGGCGGTCATCCTGATCCTGGGTTCGGTGATCTTCTTCACCCTCTTCGAGCAGGCCGGATCCTCGCTGAACCTGTTCGCCTCGACCAATGTCGACCTGTCCCTGACCCACGAAGCCGGGCGCTTCCTGGGCATTCCCTACGGCACGCCGGAGCAGCTGGCGGCCATCGGCGTGAAGCCCTCAAGCTGGTGGAGCTGGATCGACACCTCGGTGGGCGCGGCCCAGACCCAGTCGTTCAACGCCGGCTTCATCCTGATCTTCGCGCCCCTGCTGGCGGCGCTGTGGACCTGGCTCGGCCGGCGCGGCAAGGACCCGAACCCGACCCTGAAGTTCGGCTTCGGCCTGGTCCAGGTGGGCCTGGGCTTCCTGATCGTGGTCTGGGGGGCGAGCCTGCATGACAGCGCCTTCCGGGTGCCCCTGGTCCTCCTGGGCCTGCTCTACCTGCTGCACACCACGGGCGAGCTCTTCCTGTCGCCCGTCGGCCTGTCGGAGATCACCAAGCTGACCCTGCCGGGCGTGGTCTCGTTCATGATGGCGGTCTGGTTCCTGGCTTCCTCCATCGCCCAGTATGTCGGCGGCTGGATCGCCGGCTTCCTGGTCACGGAGTCCGTCGGCGGCGAGGTCCTGGATCCCAAGCTGGCCCTCGACACCGCCATAGCGGGCTTCAGGGCCCTGGGCTGGGCCGGCGTCATCTGCGGCGTCGCCTTCGTGGCGATCAGCTTCGTGGTCCGCGGCTGGGCGCACGAGGGCAAGCCGGTCCGCGGCGAGCCGGAGACGCCCGCCGCCTGA
- a CDS encoding glutamate--cysteine ligase — translation MADSKVDGRPLEFSDIVAWIQAGETPPADWRVGAEHEKFVFRTADHAPVPYEGDSGILALMEGLKPYGWTDVLEGQTLIGLERGKANVSLEPGGQFELSGAPLADMHEIAAETAGHLDEVKAVGERLGLGFLGLGFTPEWTRAQVPVMPKGRYRIMRAYMPKVGGLGLDMMFRTCTVQANLDFVDEADMRLKFRASLALQPVVTALFANSPFVEGRPSGFLTARANVWTDTDPDRTGMLGFVFADGFGYEAYANYLLDVPMYFAKRNGAYIDLSGRSFRQFMTSGFDDLPGDRPSLKDFSDHATTAFPEVRLKQYLEMRGADAGPRPMLDALPTLWTGILYDRAALEAAWDLCRDWPLESHERLRADVTRLGLKAKIGSRTVQDVARDLVAIASEGLKRRARTNASGADERVYLEPLAEIAESGLTQADRLLAKFHGPWGGRLDPVWSDAAF, via the coding sequence ATGGCCGACTCCAAGGTCGACGGTCGACCGCTGGAATTTTCTGACATCGTGGCCTGGATCCAGGCGGGCGAGACCCCGCCTGCAGACTGGCGCGTGGGTGCGGAGCACGAGAAGTTCGTGTTCCGGACGGCGGATCACGCCCCGGTTCCCTACGAGGGCGACAGCGGCATCCTGGCCCTGATGGAGGGCCTCAAGCCCTATGGCTGGACCGATGTCCTCGAGGGCCAGACCCTGATCGGGCTTGAGCGCGGCAAGGCCAATGTCAGCCTCGAGCCGGGCGGCCAGTTCGAGCTGTCCGGCGCCCCCCTGGCCGACATGCACGAGATCGCCGCCGAGACGGCGGGGCACCTGGACGAGGTCAAGGCGGTTGGCGAACGGCTGGGCCTGGGCTTCCTCGGCCTGGGCTTCACCCCGGAATGGACCCGCGCCCAGGTGCCGGTCATGCCCAAGGGCCGCTATCGCATCATGCGCGCCTACATGCCGAAGGTCGGCGGGCTGGGCCTGGACATGATGTTCCGCACCTGCACGGTGCAGGCCAACCTCGACTTCGTGGACGAGGCGGACATGCGGCTGAAGTTCCGCGCAAGCCTGGCCCTGCAGCCGGTGGTGACCGCCCTGTTCGCCAACTCCCCCTTCGTGGAGGGCCGGCCTTCGGGCTTCCTGACCGCCCGCGCCAATGTCTGGACCGACACCGATCCTGACCGCACGGGGATGCTGGGCTTCGTCTTCGCCGACGGGTTCGGCTATGAGGCCTACGCCAACTATCTCCTTGATGTCCCGATGTATTTCGCCAAGCGGAACGGGGCCTATATCGACCTTTCCGGGCGCTCTTTCCGGCAGTTCATGACCTCGGGCTTCGACGACCTGCCGGGTGACCGGCCGAGCCTCAAGGACTTTTCCGACCACGCCACCACCGCCTTCCCCGAGGTGCGGCTCAAGCAGTACCTGGAGATGCGCGGCGCCGACGCGGGCCCCCGTCCCATGCTCGACGCCCTGCCGACCCTGTGGACCGGGATCCTCTACGACCGGGCGGCCCTGGAGGCGGCCTGGGACCTCTGTCGCGACTGGCCGCTGGAGTCACATGAGCGCCTGCGCGCGGACGTGACCCGCCTGGGCCTGAAGGCGAAGATCGGTTCGCGGACCGTGCAGGACGTGGCCCGCGACCTCGTCGCCATCGCCTCCGAAGGCCTGAAGCGCCGGGCCCGCACCAACGCCTCGGGCGCGGACGAGCGCGTCTACCTCGAGCCCCTGGCCGAGATCGCCGAAAGCGGCCTGACCCAGGCGGACCGGCTGCTGGCGAAGTTCCACGGGCCGTGGGGCGGACGCCTCGACCCGGTCTGGAGCGACGCCGCCTTCTGA
- a CDS encoding 16S rRNA (uracil(1498)-N(3))-methyltransferase, whose product MIRLLVPDDLSGGRPILLADAQARYLVQVMRRGPGDEVLVFNGRDGEWRARIVAAGKRATTLEVVDQTRVQPPPGGIVLVMALVKRTPLETAVAKAVELGVAEIRLVNTERTNADHTRMDRLEAIAAEAAEQTGRLDVPRLQAPAPLSRVLEALAGGGPLVFCDEAGEAPPILAALGGLPKGPLAILVGPEGGFSPAERAGLRARVGTIPVSLGPRILRADTAALSALTLAQAVGGDWTT is encoded by the coding sequence ATGATCCGACTTCTTGTCCCAGATGACCTATCCGGCGGCCGGCCGATCCTCCTGGCCGACGCCCAGGCGCGCTACCTGGTGCAGGTGATGCGGCGCGGGCCCGGGGACGAGGTCCTTGTCTTCAACGGGCGGGACGGCGAATGGCGGGCGCGGATCGTCGCTGCGGGCAAGCGGGCGACGACGCTGGAGGTGGTGGACCAGACCCGGGTCCAGCCTCCGCCCGGCGGGATCGTCCTGGTCATGGCCCTGGTCAAGCGGACGCCCCTCGAGACGGCGGTCGCCAAGGCGGTGGAGCTGGGCGTCGCGGAGATCCGGCTGGTCAACACCGAACGGACCAATGCCGACCACACCCGGATGGACCGGCTGGAGGCGATCGCCGCCGAGGCGGCCGAGCAGACGGGCCGCCTGGACGTCCCGCGCCTCCAGGCGCCGGCGCCCTTGTCCCGCGTCCTCGAAGCCCTTGCCGGCGGCGGCCCGCTGGTCTTCTGTGACGAGGCGGGCGAGGCGCCGCCCATCCTCGCGGCCCTTGGCGGCCTGCCCAAGGGTCCCCTCGCCATCCTGGTCGGTCCGGAGGGCGGTTTCTCACCGGCGGAGCGGGCGGGCCTGCGGGCGCGGGTTGGGACGATCCCGGTTTCCCTTGGGCCCCGCATCCTGCGGGCGGATACGGCGGCCCTCTCGGCCCTGACCCTGGCCCAGGCCGTCGGCGGAGACTGGACGACCTGA
- the ppk2 gene encoding polyphosphate kinase 2: MSDKISSDDAYEADLQRLQLALVRYQQHAIAAGDKVLIIFEGRDAAGKDGSIQRITEHLSTRATRVIAPPKPSDREKTQWFFQRYVPWLPAAGETVIFNRSWYNRGGVEPVMGFCTEDEHEHFLREVPAFEGMLVDSGVRLVKLWLDVSRKEQKKRLEERRTDPLKALKTSPLDEAAQSRFDAYSDARDGMLRRTHSDKSPWTCVRSDQKKPARLDILRHLVRALAPEEIAREIEAPDPAILFPFELGALSDGRLAR, translated from the coding sequence ATGAGCGACAAGATCTCTTCCGACGACGCCTACGAGGCGGACCTCCAGCGCCTCCAGCTGGCCCTCGTCCGCTACCAGCAGCACGCGATCGCCGCCGGCGACAAGGTGCTGATCATCTTCGAGGGCCGCGACGCGGCGGGCAAGGACGGCTCGATCCAGAGGATCACCGAGCACCTGTCCACCCGGGCGACCCGGGTCATCGCCCCGCCCAAGCCCTCGGACCGCGAGAAGACCCAGTGGTTCTTCCAGCGCTATGTCCCCTGGCTTCCGGCGGCGGGCGAGACCGTCATCTTCAACCGCTCCTGGTACAACCGGGGCGGGGTGGAGCCGGTCATGGGCTTCTGCACCGAGGACGAACACGAGCACTTCCTGCGCGAGGTTCCCGCCTTCGAAGGCATGCTGGTCGACAGCGGCGTCCGCCTGGTCAAGCTCTGGCTGGACGTCAGCCGCAAGGAGCAGAAGAAGCGGCTCGAGGAGCGCCGGACCGATCCCCTCAAGGCCCTCAAGACCAGCCCCCTGGACGAGGCCGCCCAGTCCCGGTTCGACGCCTACTCCGACGCCCGGGACGGCATGCTGAGGCGGACCCATTCGGACAAGTCGCCCTGGACCTGTGTCCGCTCCGACCAGAAGAAGCCCGCCCGGCTGGACATCCTTCGCCACCTGGTCCGCGCCCTGGCGCCGGAAGAGATCGCCCGCGAGATCGAGGCGCCGGACCCCGCCATCCTCTTCCCGTTTGAGCTGGGCGCCCTGTCGGACGGCCGCCTGGCCCGGTGA
- a CDS encoding winged helix-turn-helix domain-containing protein, which yields MKADLSARDARRLALAAQGFSKAPPAAPGRADLLRIVGRLGVVQMDSVNVLARSHYLPFHSRLGAYPREALEDLAWGGRPGLFEYWMHEASLASLEIQPLLRWRMEDAEAGVGVWRGVAAFLRSHGDFIDRVLAEIRDRGPLSSAELGLGAPGAGGWWGWSEGKRALECLFWTGRLTTAARRGAFERVYGLPEQVHPPGVLAAPTPDRGEAQRALLRIAARAQGVATEADLRDYFRMPAADARLRVAELVEAGDLTPVRVEGWRGQAYLSPEAAAPRKVRAEALLSPFDNLIWFRDRAERLFDVRIRLEIYTPAPRRVHGYYVLPFLEGEAITARVDLKADRKGGRLLVQAAHAEPAAGPGTPEALARNLRRMAGWLGLGSVAVAPRGDFAPRLAAEFDRDDAAA from the coding sequence GTGAAGGCCGACCTATCCGCCCGGGACGCCCGCCGGCTGGCCCTGGCGGCGCAGGGCTTCAGCAAGGCGCCGCCGGCCGCACCGGGACGGGCCGACCTGCTCAGGATCGTGGGCCGGCTTGGCGTGGTGCAGATGGACTCCGTCAACGTCCTGGCCAGGTCGCACTACCTGCCATTTCATTCCCGCCTCGGCGCCTATCCCCGCGAGGCCCTCGAGGACCTGGCCTGGGGCGGCCGACCCGGCCTCTTCGAGTACTGGATGCACGAGGCCTCCCTGGCCTCGCTGGAGATCCAGCCCCTTCTGAGGTGGCGCATGGAGGACGCCGAGGCCGGGGTCGGCGTCTGGCGGGGCGTGGCGGCCTTCCTGCGCAGCCACGGCGACTTCATCGACCGGGTCCTGGCGGAGATCCGCGACCGAGGGCCCCTGTCATCGGCTGAACTCGGCCTCGGGGCCCCGGGCGCCGGCGGCTGGTGGGGATGGAGCGAGGGCAAGCGGGCCCTGGAGTGCCTGTTCTGGACGGGCCGCCTGACCACCGCCGCCCGCCGGGGCGCCTTCGAGCGCGTCTATGGCCTGCCGGAACAGGTCCACCCGCCCGGCGTCCTGGCGGCGCCGACGCCGGACCGGGGCGAGGCCCAGAGGGCGCTCCTGCGGATTGCCGCCCGGGCCCAGGGCGTGGCGACCGAAGCGGACCTGCGGGACTATTTCCGGATGCCGGCGGCCGACGCCCGGCTGCGGGTGGCGGAACTGGTGGAGGCCGGCGACCTGACCCCCGTGCGCGTCGAGGGCTGGCGGGGCCAAGCCTACCTGTCGCCCGAAGCCGCGGCTCCCCGCAAGGTAAGGGCGGAAGCCCTGCTCAGTCCCTTCGACAACCTCATCTGGTTTCGGGACCGGGCCGAACGGCTCTTCGACGTGCGGATCCGGCTGGAAATCTACACTCCCGCCCCGCGCCGGGTGCACGGGTACTACGTCCTGCCCTTCCTCGAGGGCGAGGCGATCACCGCACGGGTCGACCTCAAGGCGGACAGGAAGGGCGGGCGGCTCCTCGTGCAGGCGGCCCATGCCGAGCCGGCGGCCGGCCCCGGAACCCCGGAAGCCCTGGCGCGGAACCTGCGGCGCATGGCCGGCTGGCTTGGGTTGGGCTCGGTGGCCGTCGCGCCGAGGGGCGACTTTGCTCCGCGCCTCGCGGCCGAGTTCGACCGCGACGACGCCGCCGCCTAG
- a CDS encoding class I SAM-dependent methyltransferase: MASYLETVREWFRARLDAPGGLSTPEGAALGLRVLAIWRSRMIARALREQNGGRVLGGPFAGMAYVEDATEGALAPRLIGTYEDELHPHLAEALAADPEVILDIGCAEGYYAAGLARLAPGAVVHAHDTSETAQAACRRMAGLNGVEARIRIGGLFHPEDFQQFAGQRCLVIVDIEGAEDDLLRPDLAPALAGMRLIVETHDVYRPGVMDRVRARFAASHCITVVNPGPKTAALPELLRNRSHLDQLLAVWEFRAAPTPWLVMVPKAKG, encoded by the coding sequence ATGGCCAGTTACCTTGAGACCGTCCGGGAGTGGTTCCGCGCCCGGCTGGATGCGCCGGGCGGCCTGTCCACGCCGGAGGGGGCGGCGCTTGGCCTGCGGGTCCTGGCTATCTGGCGCTCGCGCATGATCGCCCGGGCGCTGAGGGAGCAGAACGGCGGCAGGGTCCTGGGCGGCCCCTTCGCGGGCATGGCCTATGTGGAAGACGCCACCGAGGGCGCCCTGGCCCCCCGCCTGATCGGGACCTACGAGGACGAGCTTCATCCCCACCTGGCCGAGGCCCTGGCGGCGGACCCCGAGGTCATCCTCGATATCGGCTGCGCCGAAGGCTACTACGCCGCGGGCCTGGCTCGGCTGGCGCCCGGTGCGGTGGTCCATGCCCATGACACCTCGGAGACCGCTCAGGCGGCCTGCCGGCGGATGGCCGGGCTGAACGGGGTGGAGGCCCGCATCCGCATCGGGGGCCTCTTCCATCCGGAGGATTTCCAGCAGTTCGCCGGTCAGCGGTGCCTGGTCATCGTCGACATCGAGGGCGCTGAGGACGACCTGCTCCGGCCGGACCTCGCCCCGGCCCTGGCCGGAATGCGGCTGATCGTCGAGACTCACGATGTCTATCGCCCGGGGGTGATGGACCGGGTCCGCGCCCGTTTCGCGGCCTCCCACTGCATCACCGTGGTGAATCCGGGCCCCAAGACCGCGGCCCTGCCTGAGCTCCTGCGCAACCGCAGCCACCTGGACCAGCTGCTCGCCGTCTGGGAGTTCCGCGCCGCGCCGACCCCCTGGCTGGTGATGGTCCCGAAGGCGAAGGGCTAG
- a CDS encoding ABC transporter ATP-binding protein yields MTEHYEDEDEGPRERALSNLQVLGFIASFWLRRPWRLSWVVTFCLVSIGLDMAMPWAAGRMVDTLTQGPVLAPDAWRWWAIFIGLGVALAIVRNIRDKPWCQLAAFNMKEMTDAGFARVQAYSADWHADAFAGATVRKLSRAMWAYDQVSDAVVMWIGPALLVLVGLSVMMILRWPMVGLFSLFAVGLFIATNLFLISRFARPLNQRSVALDTRIGGALADSISGNAAVRSFGAEAREEARIAGVTSLWRDAVIRTWYSFTDIWLVQNLLLAFLQAGLTGLLIHLWTQGRATPGDVVFGVTAFMLMSGYLRNLGDNIRMLQKGLDDAEDLARYMRTGPQVPDRPDARPFAPGPGEIVFDRAGFGYAKSGRRLFNDFTLQIRPGERVALVGPTGSGKSTFVKLIQRLYDVDSGAIRVDGQDVAAVTQASLRRAIAVVPQDPALFHRSIAENIAYGRPDATPEAIEMAARRARAHDFIARLPGGYATLVGERGVKLSGGERQRVAIARAFLADAPILVLDEATSSLDVETEREVQAAMEALMEGRTTVIIAHRLSTVRNADRILVFEDGRILEEGGHDELVRRGGAYARLHAVTLGAA; encoded by the coding sequence ATGACCGAACATTACGAAGATGAGGACGAGGGGCCCCGCGAGCGCGCCCTGAGCAACCTCCAGGTGCTGGGCTTCATCGCCAGCTTCTGGCTCCGGCGTCCCTGGCGACTGTCCTGGGTCGTGACCTTCTGCCTGGTCTCCATCGGCCTAGACATGGCCATGCCCTGGGCGGCGGGACGGATGGTGGACACCCTGACCCAGGGGCCCGTCCTGGCGCCTGACGCCTGGCGCTGGTGGGCGATCTTCATCGGGCTGGGCGTGGCCCTGGCCATCGTCCGCAACATCCGCGACAAGCCCTGGTGCCAACTGGCGGCCTTCAACATGAAGGAGATGACCGACGCCGGGTTTGCGCGGGTCCAGGCCTACTCCGCCGACTGGCACGCCGACGCCTTCGCGGGCGCCACCGTGCGCAAGCTGAGCCGGGCCATGTGGGCCTACGACCAGGTCTCCGACGCCGTGGTCATGTGGATTGGCCCAGCCCTGCTGGTGCTGGTCGGCCTGTCGGTGATGATGATCCTGCGCTGGCCCATGGTCGGCCTGTTCTCGCTGTTCGCCGTCGGCCTGTTCATCGCCACCAACCTGTTCCTGATCTCGCGTTTCGCCCGGCCCCTCAACCAGCGCTCGGTGGCGCTGGACACCCGGATCGGCGGCGCCCTGGCCGACTCCATCTCGGGTAACGCCGCGGTGCGCAGCTTCGGCGCCGAGGCGCGGGAGGAGGCCCGGATCGCCGGCGTGACTTCCCTCTGGCGCGACGCCGTGATCCGCACCTGGTACAGCTTCACCGATATCTGGCTGGTGCAGAACCTCCTGCTGGCCTTCCTCCAGGCCGGCCTGACGGGCCTGCTCATCCACCTCTGGACCCAGGGTCGCGCCACCCCAGGAGACGTGGTCTTCGGGGTGACGGCCTTCATGCTGATGAGCGGCTACCTGCGGAACCTGGGCGACAACATCCGCATGCTGCAGAAGGGCCTGGACGACGCCGAGGACCTGGCCCGCTACATGCGCACCGGGCCGCAGGTGCCGGACCGGCCGGACGCCCGGCCCTTCGCGCCGGGCCCGGGCGAGATCGTCTTCGACCGGGCGGGCTTTGGCTACGCCAAGTCGGGGCGTCGCCTGTTCAACGACTTCACCCTGCAGATCCGGCCTGGCGAGCGCGTGGCCCTGGTGGGCCCTACCGGCTCTGGCAAGTCGACCTTCGTCAAGCTGATCCAGCGGCTCTATGACGTGGATTCCGGCGCGATCCGGGTCGACGGCCAGGACGTGGCTGCGGTGACCCAGGCGAGCCTGCGGCGGGCCATCGCCGTGGTGCCCCAGGACCCGGCCCTGTTCCACCGGAGCATCGCCGAGAACATCGCCTACGGCCGGCCTGACGCCACCCCGGAGGCGATTGAAATGGCTGCGCGCCGGGCCCGCGCCCATGACTTCATCGCCCGCCTGCCCGGCGGCTACGCCACACTGGTGGGCGAGCGGGGGGTCAAGCTGTCCGGGGGCGAGCGCCAGCGGGTGGCCATCGCCCGGGCCTTCCTGGCGGATGCGCCGATCCTGGTCCTCGACGAGGCGACCTCCTCTCTCGACGTGGAGACCGAGCGCGAGGTCCAGGCCGCCATGGAGGCCCTGATGGAGGGGCGGACCACGGTCATCATCGCTCACCGGCTCTCCACCGTCCGCAATGCCGACCGCATCCTCGTCTTCGAGGACGGCCGCATCCTGGAGGAGGGTGGCCATGACGAGCTGGTCCGGCGCGGCGGCGCCTACGCCCGCCTCCACGCCGTGACACTGGGCGCCGCCTGA